A part of Caretta caretta isolate rCarCar2 chromosome 1, rCarCar1.hap1, whole genome shotgun sequence genomic DNA contains:
- the LOC142070885 gene encoding uncharacterized protein LOC142070885: MHWPGVQEKPWELLNLISCLAMQSSSAQVTMQSQNRKRAPAWTEWEVLDPIAVWGEESMLSELCSKRRNAKTFQKISEAMRDRGYIRDATQCRVKLKELRQEYHKTKESNGCSGTEPQTCHFYSELHAILGGAATTTPPLSVDSDDGVLSAMAEDFVDGEEEEDELEESKQHTVLPESQDLCLTLTEIPSQTNQAREGTSAAANVSSLPPPSQRPSQIRQQKKCTSNEIFSELMQSSGTDRAVWRDTIAEYRKVADEREERWQQEDQRRHEAMLGLLWDQMDMLWRLVVHEQQQDHRLPLQPLFNTLPPPQVT, encoded by the exons atgcactggccaggtgtacaggaaaagccctgggaacttttgaatctcatttcctgtttggccatgcagagctcatcagcacaggtgaccatgcagtcccagaatcgaaaaagagctccagcatggactgaatgggaggtactggatccgattgctgtatggggagaggaatccatgctatcagaactatgttccaaaagacgaaatgccaaaacatttcaaaaaatctccgaggccatgagggacagaggctacatcagggatgcaacacagtgccgcgtgaaacttaaggagctcagacaagagTACcacaaaaccaaagaatcaaacggatgctccgggacagagccacagacatgccacttctactcCGAGCTGCacgcaattctagggggtgccgccaccactaccccacccctgtccgtggactccgatgatggggtactctctgccatggctgaggattttgtggatggggaagaggaggaggacgagcttgaggagagcaaacagcacaccgttctccccgagaGCCAGGATCTTTgtctcaccctgactgaaataccctcccaaaccaatcaagccagagaagggacctctg cagctgcaaatgtttcaagcctccctcctccatcccaaaggccaTCTCAGATAAGGCAGCAAAAAAAATGCACGAGCAATGAaatattctctgagctcatgcagtcatccggcactgacagagctgtgtggagggacacaatagcagagtacaggaaagtggccgatgaacgtgaggagaggtggcagcaggaagatcagaggaggcatgaggcaatgctggggctactgtgggatcaaatggacatgctctggcgtctggtggttcatgaacagcagcaggatcacagactgccgctgcagcccctgtttaacactctccctcctccccaagttacatag